In Juglans microcarpa x Juglans regia isolate MS1-56 chromosome 4S, Jm3101_v1.0, whole genome shotgun sequence, a single window of DNA contains:
- the LOC121262016 gene encoding uncharacterized protein LOC121262016 gives MTTYIVKVDGVNVKTSVTDGASFADSFITELVLSCNYMNISSPPLIGLDVEFNDIDNYAACKPATLQLCLGSRCIIIQLINMEVVPQSLINFLSAPLFCVVGVGIHYSLSLLKRYYGLECRNVVDLMPFLNLAVFSGQVVETGHLAGFVWNSFKQYVIV, from the exons ATGACAACATATATAGTAAAGGTTGATGGGGTAAATGTGAAAACCTCAGTGACAGATGGAGCTTCTTTTGCGGACAGCTTCATCACCGAACTCGTACTCTCCTGCAactacatgaacatctccaGTCCCCCACTCATTGGGTTGGACGTCGAGTTCAACGATATTGATAACTATGCCGCCTGCAAGCCCGCGACGCTGCAACTCTGCTTGGGCTCTCGCTGCATTATAATTCAACTCATTAACATGGAGGTCGTTCCTCAGTCTTTGATCAACTTTCTCTCTGCACCTCTCTTCTGTGTTGTTGGCGTCGGGATACATTACTCCTTAAGCTTGCTTAAAAGGTACTATGGCCTTGAATGCAGAAATGTTGTGGATCTAATGCCATTTCTCAACTTGGCTGTTTTTAGTGGGCAAGTTG TGGAAACTGGGCATTTGGCTGGATTTGTGTGGAACAGCTTTAAGCAATATGTGATTGTCTga
- the LOC121263377 gene encoding WRKY transcription factor 23, which yields MKKKEVIKMEETFGSSLFAEHISDGFPFSGIFDFSEGEKSSLGFMELLGIQDCSPSLFDLPQAPSMASSAPRPVTTVKEGSEVLNQPATPNSSTISSASSEAVNDEQTKAVDQEEEQQEKTKKQLKPKKTNQKRQREPRFAFVTKSEVDQLEDGYRWRKYGQKAVKNSPFPRSYYRCTTASCNVKKRVERSFTDPGTVVTTYEGQHTHPSPVMPRQSLAGAPPGPGISVGYATNFAMPMSRTSTLSQYQQQRQQSFIMNTLSPSTYGTHHHGLTNNPAGLRRDIRFCTPGSALLRDNGLLQDIVPSHMLKEE from the exons ATGAAGAAGAAGGAGGTGATAAAGATGGAGGAGACCTTTGGATCTTCGTTGTTTGCTGAACATATCTCTGACGGTTTCCCATTTTCAGGCATATTTGATTTCTCTGAAGGTGAAAAGAGCTCTTTAGGGTTTATGGAGTTGCTGGGTATTCAGGACTGTAGTCCTTCTCTGTTTGATTTGCCACAGGCACCATCTATGGCATCCTCGGCTCCACGTCCAGTTACTACCGTGAAAGAGGGTTCTGAGGTCTTGAATCAGCCTGCCACCCCTAACTCTTCCACGATTTCGTCTGCATCGAGCGAGGCAGTGAATGATGAACAGACTAAAGCTGTAGACCAGGAAGAAGAGCAACAAGAAAAGACCAAGAAACA GTTGAAACCCAAGAAGACAAACCAGAAGAGACAGAGAGAGCCGAGATTTGCGTTCGTGACAAAGAGCGAGGTTGATCAACTGGAAGATGGGTACAGATGGAGAAAGTACGGTCAAAAAGCTGTGAAGAACAGCCCCTTTCCAAG GAGTTACTATCGTTGCACTACTGCTTCATGTAATGTAAAGAAACGTGTGGAGCGATCTTTCACAGATCCAGGCACTGTTGTTACTACCTATGAAGGGCAACACACCCATCCAAGTCCGGTCATGCCTCGCCAAAGCCTCGCCGGAGCTCCACCGGGGCCGGGGATCTCTGTCGGATACGCTACCAACTTTGCTATGCCAATGTCAAGAACCAGTACCCTTTCTCAGTATCAACAACAGCGCCAACAGTCCTTCATCATGAACACCTTGTCGCCTTCTACTTATGGCACTCATCATCATGGTTTAACAAATAATCCTGCAGGTTTACGCCGTGACATTCGGTTTTGCACCCCGGGTTCTGCTTTGCTTAGAGACAATGGACTCCTTCAAGACATTGTTCCCTCGCATATGCTGAAGGAAGAGTAG